The genomic DNA AACGGAGATGAATCGTTCATAGGAAATCCCGCATTCATCCGCAATTTTTTTCGCTCGTTCCAGGTGAGCAAAGGATTTTGCAGAAGGTCCAAGGACATCAATGATATCATCGACTCTGGCTGTCACCCGCCGGTTCAGGTGTTCCAGTCCTCCGGGTGCATCGATAATGACATACCGGTACTGTTTAATAAGCCGGCCCAGGGCATCACGAAGGGCTGCATCAGGCATACAATAACATCCCTCAACCCATTTGGTTCCAATGGCGATGAAATCAAATTTCTCACCTTCATACATACCCTCCTCCCAGATCCGGTGCTCAATCCGTTCGGATGGCGGAACTCCAATCGTGGTCCCTCCTTTTTCAATAAAGGTGTCTTCAATAAGTTCTGCAATGCTTTTTTTCCCTTCCCGCTGTAGATCCACTCCAATCATCTCGCCAAGACTCTGATCCGGGTCCAGGTCTACAAGGAGCAGGGGTGTCTGCCCTGTTCTGATGAAATAATCCGCAATAAGACTTACAAAGGAGGTTTTACCGGTTCCTCCCCGTCCCATAATAACGATGGTCTTCATGATTTTCTTGTTCCTTCAATCCAGTTTAATAAGTCAGTTATTGCCCTTGTTGCCGGTGTATCCAGGTGGACCGGTGACAATCCCCTGACTCCGGCATCAAGAATCTCTTCATCATAGGGAATGACTGTAGCAACTGGTATATGGAGAGGTGATGCCATATCTGAAATCCGGGTGGATGATTCCTCTCCCCTGACCCGGTTTGCGACGAGAGCAATTCGTGGGATGCCTCCTTCCCTGGCCAGTCGTGCAATCCGCTCCGCTGTAACCAGGGATGCCTGATGTGCATCGGTGACGATGAGCATCACATCAACATGTTCAGCCGTGCCTCTTCCCAGATGCTCAATTCCTGCCTCCATGTCAAGGATGATGACCTCGTCAGATTCGGTTATCAGATGGCCGATAAGATTTCTGATGACACTATAAGCCGGACAGGCACACCCTGACCCCATCGACTGGACCGTTCCCATAACCAGGAGGGATACCCCGCAAGGTGTCTGAACTGACTGGTTTTTGATGATATCATCAACGGTAAAGATTAATTTAAAAACTCCCGGGTAATCAGTTTTGGTCTTTTCCTCGATGATGGATGTATTTTCTGCAATGGGTATAATCTTCTCAAGATCAGCTTCGGTCATGCCGAGTGTCAGAGCAAGGTTTGGGGATGTGTCAGCATCGATAGCTATCGTTTTGTTCCCCGCAGCAGCATACTGACCGGCAAGAGTTCCGGCAATGAATGTC from Methanospirillum hungatei JF-1 includes the following:
- a CDS encoding AAA family ATPase, encoding MKTIVIMGRGGTGKTSFVSLIADYFIRTGQTPLLLVDLDPDQSLGEMIGVDLQREGKKSIAELIEDTFIEKGGTTIGVPPSERIEHRIWEEGMYEGEKFDFIAIGTKWVEGCYCMPDAALRDALGRLIKQYRYVIIDAPGGLEHLNRRVTARVDDIIDVLGPSAKSFAHLERAKKIADECGISYERFISVGGFLFPEELGKRATSIPDTRFFGKIAYDDEVSRRTIAGESIFGIRSDSPGPVSVAKILAKAGYANPSHSE
- a CDS encoding AAA family ATPase, giving the protein MKIAVTGKGGVGKTFIAGTLAGQYAAAGNKTIAIDADTSPNLALTLGMTEADLEKIIPIAENTSIIEEKTKTDYPGVFKLIFTVDDIIKNQSVQTPCGVSLLVMGTVQSMGSGCACPAYSVIRNLIGHLITESDEVIILDMEAGIEHLGRGTAEHVDVMLIVTDAHQASLVTAERIARLAREGGIPRIALVANRVRGEESSTRISDMASPLHIPVATVIPYDEEILDAGVRGLSPVHLDTPATRAITDLLNWIEGTRKS